The following coding sequences are from one bacterium SCSIO 12741 window:
- the msrB gene encoding peptide-methionine (R)-S-oxide reductase MsrB — MLNWNDIIHTATKGNPSPPHRVEKSDEEWRAQLTEEEFYVTRQKGTERAHSSDMCNFFEPGKYACKCCDTPLFDSEEKFQSGTGWPSFTQPLDPSHVAHHKDVSFGMVRVEVTCNVCDAHLGHVFPDGPEPSGLRYCINAVSLNKMDS; from the coding sequence ATGTTAAACTGGAACGACATCATACATACAGCTACTAAGGGAAATCCCTCACCTCCACATCGGGTAGAAAAATCGGATGAAGAATGGCGGGCTCAACTCACAGAAGAGGAATTCTATGTCACTCGTCAAAAGGGAACCGAACGGGCCCATAGTTCGGATATGTGCAACTTTTTTGAGCCCGGAAAATATGCCTGTAAGTGTTGTGACACACCCTTGTTTGACTCGGAAGAGAAATTTCAGAGTGGCACCGGATGGCCTTCATTCACCCAGCCTCTCGACCCAAGTCATGTAGCCCATCACAAAGATGTAAGCTTTGGAATGGTTCGCGTGGAAGTAACTTGCAATGTGTGTGATGCTCATCTTGGCCATGTTTTTCCAGATGGTCCTGAGCCGAGTGGATTGCGGTACTGCATCAATGCAGTCTCTCTAAACAAAATGGATTCTTAA
- a CDS encoding T9SS type A sorting domain-containing protein: MNSLPIKSGVLLVLLFLVYSVRAQLTEHYFTDTSTANSGSIICSIHCDPYTLLGGENANPYLHQSCITKVDSNGNLVWTTGDTDTSVYNFSQYRDEGIKEMVWNDSVVYAYNLRRTNNYLREIWKVDYQSGQILWKKPFFIKGWNFSFFKEYDATKLLMGYEGSGRKGFAFISKLTGDTLSTHQSKVSGDSRHFVVDSAGDMYSCVGDSLFKISGANPDSIIWRVGYAQQKDLREGLFLYLDSANDLYLYGKDRWSPGLFMKINPANGAVVHDENINVDYNVAHCIDHKGGLVFLFRHSTVGGSTYYFKFSRFNKSTLKFDYHTQYSFKGQGNPGVRHGDEQGPLDVEMVGDMAYITGYYGDANTGPGCWGNLKMNTNNGQVLWESTITRDTSRKDLTSDGHVINWVNGKLLVFGDLEYTATDCYHCEKTWVTAAELDTTTGAPSKVRRLGLAGIEYPSSVIEIKKNGNHTYVLKQEGNRGLLEKYDFNQNLQFRTWLDSWLLMRPLGFDFMPNGDVLIMAYDIRGDSKPPYIDDNPTDFIFMQVNDSGQIVRSKGTSPSYYYGFPFQLIPDSTTPYILVKGSHNGPSTDMGQLYNSNSIGKTGNIGGYHEKHSIINQTVQFKAGTFYYFSENEVLEVVNYKSTRYDYFSALTHSNEVLKVSPQEILITGKDVQGRACLVSYNLAGNNTNWISYYAAQSETYRLIYSHDSSAIFMVGMSQSHLDVYKVSAQNGSIIWRSSYTGPLAHKADLPTSLAEDPKSKQLYVGGMQMDTLQGKDITHALILTFDSVGNPIDTLVKRGNLGLDSKVNCIERLPNGRIWAGGEFNHSSVGKAGVLFGSPKSSYFLKSHQVSACRFYKLPGGKFITQSGVYFDTLSSSGVDTIHQFHLTILPVVYTTVQAADCKSYTSPSGRHTWTVSGNYNDTLQAVSGCDSILNINLTINTIYQAPSQSIKTCNSYTSPSGNYTWTTSGTYRDTSLAGQSCDTAWVFQLTIDTLATGQVVQNGQDLETSVPYTTYQWLDCNQGYARIQGELNRTFSPAQFGNYAVQVSQGSCRDTLACFTYASNSIEGDKADPDRVQVYPNPVKESLTISFVETLMSFELMDAQGRMVRSGVLENKVSTLDFSSLPVGVYTLHLQGNGEPVIKRITRME, from the coding sequence ATGAATTCATTGCCAATCAAATCAGGAGTACTGCTTGTTCTCCTTTTTCTGGTTTACTCGGTTCGAGCTCAATTGACCGAACACTATTTTACCGATACCAGCACCGCCAATTCCGGAAGCATTATTTGTTCCATTCATTGCGATCCTTACACCTTGTTGGGTGGTGAAAATGCCAATCCATACCTTCACCAATCATGCATTACCAAGGTAGATTCCAACGGAAATCTGGTTTGGACTACGGGAGATACCGATACCTCAGTCTACAACTTTAGTCAGTATCGGGATGAGGGCATCAAGGAAATGGTATGGAACGATTCGGTGGTGTATGCCTACAATTTGCGTCGTACCAATAATTACTTGCGGGAAATCTGGAAGGTCGATTATCAATCCGGTCAGATTCTGTGGAAAAAGCCCTTCTTTATCAAGGGGTGGAATTTCTCCTTTTTTAAGGAATATGATGCCACCAAATTGTTGATGGGCTATGAAGGATCAGGAAGAAAAGGATTTGCCTTTATCAGCAAATTAACCGGTGATACCCTATCCACTCACCAGTCTAAGGTATCGGGTGACTCCAGGCATTTTGTAGTAGATTCTGCAGGTGATATGTATTCCTGCGTTGGCGATAGCCTTTTCAAAATTTCAGGAGCAAATCCGGATAGCATCATTTGGAGGGTCGGTTATGCTCAGCAAAAGGATTTACGGGAAGGCTTATTTCTTTACCTGGATTCCGCCAATGATCTCTATCTCTATGGAAAAGACAGGTGGTCGCCTGGGCTATTTATGAAAATCAATCCGGCCAATGGAGCAGTGGTACATGACGAGAATATCAACGTGGATTATAATGTAGCCCACTGCATTGACCACAAGGGCGGCTTGGTCTTTTTATTTCGCCATTCTACCGTAGGAGGAAGTACCTACTATTTCAAGTTTTCCCGATTCAACAAATCCACGCTCAAGTTTGATTACCATACTCAATATAGCTTTAAAGGACAAGGAAATCCTGGTGTACGCCATGGCGATGAGCAGGGTCCATTGGATGTGGAAATGGTGGGAGATATGGCCTACATCACCGGATATTACGGAGATGCGAATACCGGACCAGGTTGCTGGGGAAACCTAAAGATGAATACCAATAATGGACAAGTCCTTTGGGAATCGACGATTACTCGGGATACCTCACGTAAAGACCTGACTTCAGATGGCCACGTTATCAATTGGGTTAACGGAAAGTTGCTGGTTTTTGGAGATCTTGAATACACGGCAACAGACTGCTACCATTGCGAGAAAACCTGGGTCACAGCGGCCGAATTGGACACCACAACCGGAGCTCCCTCCAAGGTGAGGAGATTGGGATTAGCCGGAATCGAATACCCGTCATCGGTCATCGAAATCAAGAAAAACGGGAACCATACCTACGTGCTCAAACAAGAAGGAAACCGGGGATTATTAGAGAAGTATGATTTCAATCAAAATCTTCAATTCCGCACCTGGTTAGATAGTTGGCTATTAATGCGCCCTTTAGGTTTTGATTTTATGCCCAATGGAGATGTGCTTATCATGGCTTACGACATTAGGGGAGACTCTAAACCACCTTATATAGATGATAATCCCACCGATTTTATCTTCATGCAAGTGAATGATTCGGGGCAAATTGTAAGGAGCAAAGGGACGAGCCCGAGTTACTACTACGGATTTCCATTTCAGCTCATACCAGATTCCACCACCCCATATATCCTTGTAAAAGGAAGTCACAATGGACCATCCACCGATATGGGGCAACTCTATAACTCAAATTCGATAGGTAAAACCGGCAACATTGGAGGCTATCATGAAAAGCACTCCATCATCAATCAAACCGTTCAATTTAAGGCGGGTACCTTTTATTATTTTTCAGAAAATGAAGTTTTAGAGGTCGTTAATTACAAGTCTACTCGCTACGATTATTTCTCCGCTTTGACTCATTCCAATGAAGTACTGAAAGTATCGCCTCAAGAAATATTGATCACCGGAAAAGATGTGCAAGGTAGAGCCTGTTTGGTATCTTACAACCTGGCTGGAAACAACACCAATTGGATAAGCTATTATGCAGCACAATCCGAAACCTATCGCTTGATTTATAGCCATGATTCCTCGGCCATATTCATGGTGGGAATGTCTCAAAGTCATTTGGACGTTTACAAGGTCAGTGCACAAAATGGGAGCATCATATGGCGTTCGTCGTACACTGGACCTCTGGCTCACAAAGCCGATCTCCCTACATCCTTGGCTGAAGATCCGAAAAGCAAGCAGCTATATGTAGGTGGAATGCAAATGGATACCCTCCAGGGAAAGGATATTACCCATGCCCTAATTCTAACCTTCGATTCGGTGGGAAATCCAATCGATACCCTGGTAAAAAGAGGAAACCTTGGATTGGACAGCAAAGTGAATTGTATAGAGCGATTACCCAATGGCCGAATCTGGGCAGGAGGCGAATTCAATCACAGCTCGGTTGGCAAGGCTGGTGTTCTTTTTGGTAGCCCCAAGTCGAGCTATTTTTTGAAGTCTCACCAGGTAAGCGCTTGCCGATTCTATAAGTTACCAGGAGGAAAATTCATCACTCAATCAGGTGTGTATTTTGATACGCTGTCCAGTTCCGGGGTTGATACGATTCATCAATTTCACCTGACCATTTTGCCCGTCGTTTACACCACCGTTCAAGCGGCCGACTGCAAGTCCTATACTTCGCCAAGTGGAAGACATACCTGGACCGTATCGGGTAACTATAACGATACGCTTCAGGCGGTAAGTGGATGTGATAGTATTCTGAATATTAATTTGACAATCAATACGATTTACCAGGCTCCCTCTCAGAGTATTAAAACCTGTAATTCCTACACCTCGCCCAGCGGAAATTATACCTGGACCACCTCCGGTACCTACAGGGATACTTCTCTGGCTGGACAGTCTTGCGATACAGCCTGGGTGTTTCAGTTGACCATCGATACCTTGGCTACAGGTCAGGTGGTGCAAAATGGGCAAGATCTGGAAACCTCGGTGCCTTATACTACCTACCAGTGGTTGGATTGCAACCAGGGATATGCTCGAATCCAAGGTGAATTGAATAGAACATTCTCACCGGCTCAGTTTGGCAATTATGCTGTGCAAGTGAGCCAGGGAAGTTGTAGAGATACCTTGGCCTGCTTTACCTATGCCTCCAATTCGATAGAAGGTGATAAAGCAGACCCAGATCGTGTACAGGTCTATCCAAATCCAGTTAAAGAATCCTTGACCATAAGCTTTGTTGAAACCCTCATGAGCTTCGAGTTGATGGACGCACAGGGCCGAATGGTTCGGTCAGGTGTCTTGGAAAATAAGGTCTCAACCCTTGATTTTAGTTCGCTTCCGGTGGGTGTATATACCCTTCATCTGCAAGGAAATGGAGAACCTGTTATCAAGCGGATTACTCGGATGGAATAG
- a CDS encoding DUF3307 domain-containing protein, with product MTFSMLLVAHWAGDFLFQSSNMALKKSYSLKWLCLHVATYSTTLLLFSLLLLPFKQAIFFALVNGALHLITDFFTSKLVHKYRDEPRKFYPIIGFDQMIHMQCLFWTLHYLDNIMQIVG from the coding sequence GTGACTTTTAGCATGCTATTGGTGGCCCACTGGGCTGGGGATTTTCTCTTCCAGTCTTCGAATATGGCTTTGAAGAAGAGCTATAGTTTGAAATGGTTATGCCTTCATGTGGCTACCTATTCCACAACCCTTCTGCTTTTCAGCCTCCTGCTTTTGCCTTTTAAACAAGCCATATTCTTTGCACTTGTTAACGGAGCCCTGCATTTAATAACCGACTTTTTTACGAGCAAGCTTGTCCACAAATACCGTGACGAACCTCGCAAGTTTTACCCCATCATAGGGTTCGACCAAATGATCCACATGCAATGCCTTTTCTGGACTTTACACTACCTGGACAACATCATGCAGATTGTGGGCTAA
- a CDS encoding YiiD C-terminal domain-containing protein, whose translation MMKPLSWAKRMKQFSTDKKESRKSRWKRFQFNLFPAYRRTGAKVEFISGDWMEVHISLRLKWSTRNYVGTVFGGSIYAALDPIYMLQLIHILGKDYVVWDKRAEIHFIRPIKKKVTARFLLNSDQIEQIKKDVAEQKEVDFDLQVRFQNSAGKTHALVNKTLYVSERSYYQDKIKKRKS comes from the coding sequence ATGATGAAACCCTTATCTTGGGCCAAACGAATGAAACAGTTTTCGACAGACAAAAAGGAGAGCCGAAAATCCCGGTGGAAGCGCTTTCAGTTCAACCTCTTTCCGGCCTATCGGCGAACGGGTGCCAAGGTGGAGTTTATCTCTGGGGATTGGATGGAGGTTCACATTAGTCTTCGGCTCAAGTGGAGTACACGTAATTATGTGGGAACGGTTTTCGGAGGAAGTATTTATGCCGCTCTCGATCCCATCTACATGCTCCAGCTGATTCACATTCTGGGAAAAGATTATGTGGTGTGGGACAAACGAGCTGAAATTCATTTCATTCGTCCCATTAAAAAGAAAGTAACCGCCCGATTCCTGCTTAATTCGGATCAAATCGAACAAATAAAAAAGGATGTTGCCGAGCAAAAGGAAGTCGATTTTGACCTCCAGGTTCGGTTTCAGAATTCAGCGGGTAAAACTCATGCTTTGGTCAACAAAACCCTTTATGTTTCAGAACGGTCGTATTACCAGGACAAAATAAAAAAGCGAAAATCCTAA
- a CDS encoding DUF1624 domain-containing protein, whose product MKTDSKRIYGFDLARGLALVGMVLVNFKTVMVLPSESDKSLYHLLELLSGKAAALFVVLAGVGMTLMWKGAMDRGGKEKAAQVRIILWKRALFLFVVGMSYYVIWPADILHYYGVYLSFGVLFLALSRATLIASSLFLILIYPILLVTLNYEAGWDWNTLEYTDFFTPTGFFRNLFFNGFHPVIPWIAFLLTGVWVGRLDFNNKAMVAKLRWSSLVIFVLFTILSWGALKTAGPFLEMDAESVDFLFSTGPMPPSLFYMLSASSLAVFLITLCVSMAKRFPDSLVIRSLISGGQLALTNYFAHVVLGMLGLLMVTGKLEQAFSIEFAFGYSLLFSLFLVIGSHLWKMKKGRGPLETLMRKVTG is encoded by the coding sequence TTGAAAACCGACTCTAAGCGCATTTACGGATTCGATTTGGCCCGAGGCTTGGCTTTGGTTGGAATGGTTCTGGTCAATTTTAAGACCGTAATGGTTCTTCCCTCAGAGTCAGACAAGAGTCTCTATCACCTCCTGGAACTTCTATCGGGAAAAGCAGCTGCTCTTTTTGTCGTATTGGCTGGTGTCGGCATGACTCTCATGTGGAAAGGTGCCATGGATCGAGGCGGAAAAGAAAAAGCCGCTCAGGTTCGTATTATCTTATGGAAAAGGGCACTCTTTCTGTTTGTTGTGGGAATGAGCTACTACGTCATTTGGCCGGCCGACATTCTGCACTACTATGGAGTTTACCTCAGTTTTGGGGTCTTGTTTTTAGCTCTTTCCAGAGCTACCCTTATAGCCAGCAGTCTCTTTTTGATTCTAATCTACCCGATCCTTTTGGTTACCCTAAACTACGAAGCGGGCTGGGATTGGAACACCTTGGAATACACCGACTTTTTCACGCCAACTGGATTCTTTCGAAACCTATTTTTCAATGGATTTCACCCAGTCATACCCTGGATTGCATTTCTACTCACCGGAGTTTGGGTCGGCCGATTAGATTTCAATAACAAGGCCATGGTAGCCAAACTTAGGTGGTCATCACTGGTCATTTTTGTCCTCTTCACCATTCTTTCATGGGGAGCCTTAAAAACAGCCGGCCCCTTCCTTGAAATGGATGCCGAAAGCGTTGATTTTTTGTTCTCTACCGGTCCGATGCCGCCATCCCTATTTTATATGCTTTCTGCAAGCAGCCTGGCCGTTTTTCTGATTACCCTTTGCGTTTCCATGGCCAAACGATTTCCAGATTCTCTGGTTATTCGGTCGCTTATCAGTGGAGGCCAATTAGCTCTGACCAATTATTTTGCCCATGTCGTATTGGGCATGCTCGGTCTGTTGATGGTTACTGGAAAGCTGGAACAGGCCTTTTCCATCGAATTTGCATTTGGTTATAGCCTGCTTTTTAGCCTTTTCCTGGTCATTGGATCGCACCTTTGGAAAATGAAAAAAGGCCGAGGCCCTTTGGAAACGCTCATGCGGAAAGTAACCGGCTAA
- a CDS encoding winged helix-turn-helix transcriptional regulator, with the protein MFLLLMAGGPLLHARSNVDEGRIQVVLRMVGHQVLLASGDSSSRIMPIVKDGDRYKIPLESDFHFVSADLVKAIREVMLETEIASSYRVEVEECDSRAVVYSFEVGLPEQKELIPCQAREHPTGCYDLMITLIGPPEQLAQTSPLIDPSEPGETEESEFGYLGWIIGFLILSVGLLVLRIKGKGHSPENGSQLSTSAALNVGNFSFNPSSMELALEENKTELTGKESELLHLFINRRNQTVKREEILNRVWGDEGGYVGRTLDVFVSRLRKKLEADPSIKIINIRGVGYKLVVEGMGTT; encoded by the coding sequence TTGTTCCTCCTGCTAATGGCGGGCGGTCCCTTGCTCCATGCTCGATCCAATGTGGATGAAGGGCGAATTCAGGTGGTTTTAAGAATGGTGGGGCACCAGGTTTTGTTGGCCTCTGGAGATTCATCTTCCCGAATTATGCCCATTGTGAAGGACGGGGATCGATACAAGATTCCGCTGGAATCTGATTTTCATTTTGTGAGCGCCGATTTGGTCAAGGCTATCCGAGAGGTCATGCTGGAAACGGAAATTGCTTCGAGTTACCGAGTGGAGGTGGAGGAATGTGATTCCCGGGCCGTAGTCTACAGCTTCGAAGTAGGATTGCCTGAACAAAAGGAATTGATACCCTGCCAGGCTCGAGAGCATCCTACTGGATGTTACGATTTGATGATTACCCTAATCGGGCCTCCAGAACAGCTTGCACAAACCTCTCCTTTGATCGATCCTTCAGAGCCCGGTGAAACGGAAGAATCTGAATTCGGGTATTTAGGGTGGATCATTGGTTTTTTGATTTTGTCCGTTGGATTGCTTGTTTTGAGAATTAAAGGCAAGGGCCATAGCCCGGAAAATGGCTCTCAATTGTCCACCTCCGCAGCCTTAAATGTGGGCAATTTTTCCTTTAATCCCAGTAGTATGGAGCTGGCATTGGAAGAAAACAAAACCGAATTAACCGGCAAGGAATCCGAATTGCTGCACCTCTTTATCAACCGCCGCAATCAAACGGTGAAGAGGGAAGAAATCCTCAACCGGGTTTGGGGCGATGAGGGCGGTTACGTTGGCCGAACCTTAGATGTATTTGTTTCCCGACTGCGTAAGAAACTGGAGGCCGATCCAAGCATCAAGATCATCAATATTCGCGGTGTGGGTTACAAGCTGGTGGTGGAAGGAATGGGGACAACATGA
- the nhaA gene encoding Na+/H+ antiporter NhaA — MTGNKKIILEAYRNLKHKVSGESSQSLRDSLKKYGDSVELTYKYCPDLDEHPLAINAAKAVIAAEPQGISKSEKVYQLLAGNSNKFAEEKVFEVAREVGLNMDQFEKDFHDPQTQARIEKDIEDSKHCGLWVFPGITIDGSPYNGAWDDDSLFAAIENRGSQEFDKAIESFFQWGASAAAALIIATAAALIMVNFGFFDLYEHWRHTKMGLAFGEHDLMLHLEIWINDFLMAIFFLMIGLEIKKEVLDGELSDMKRAAMPVIGALGGMTIPALIYFLMNTGTPTANGWGIPMATDIAFTLGLMALLGSRVPISLKVFISALAVADDLGAIVVIALFYGHGFHVMPFLGALIVIALMFYLNKKKVYDMTAYVGLGLILWFLIFQSGLHATLAGVITAILIPSRRNADLSLIARQTAIVFDKELEKINDDGNDQKHIGFASLGLLQNSIERLREPSDHLMHSLEKMVNFLILPVFAFFNTGILIVADKLDLFAPVSLGVVLGLAIGKPLGIVGACWLASKLKIAQLSPEINWPQLMGASCLAGVGFTMSIVVASSAFSGDLLTSSKISILIASLISAVVGLVILRAVTKKA; from the coding sequence ATGACAGGAAACAAGAAGATCATCCTCGAAGCCTACCGTAATTTGAAACACAAGGTTTCGGGCGAATCCTCCCAATCGCTTAGAGATTCATTAAAGAAGTACGGAGATTCCGTTGAATTGACGTACAAGTATTGTCCGGATTTAGATGAGCACCCCCTCGCAATAAACGCTGCCAAGGCCGTTATCGCCGCCGAACCTCAAGGGATTAGCAAATCGGAAAAGGTTTACCAGCTTTTGGCTGGAAATAGCAACAAATTTGCAGAAGAAAAGGTCTTTGAAGTAGCCCGGGAAGTGGGCCTTAACATGGACCAATTCGAAAAAGATTTTCACGATCCGCAGACTCAAGCTCGTATTGAAAAAGACATTGAAGATTCGAAGCATTGTGGCCTTTGGGTTTTCCCTGGAATTACCATCGACGGATCGCCTTACAACGGAGCCTGGGATGATGACTCCCTCTTTGCAGCCATCGAAAATCGGGGAAGCCAGGAATTTGACAAGGCCATAGAAAGCTTCTTTCAATGGGGTGCTTCAGCCGCTGCCGCCTTGATCATTGCCACGGCCGCTGCCCTGATCATGGTCAACTTCGGTTTTTTCGACCTCTATGAGCACTGGCGACACACCAAAATGGGACTGGCATTCGGAGAACATGACCTAATGCTCCACCTGGAAATTTGGATCAACGACTTTTTGATGGCCATTTTCTTTTTAATGATTGGACTGGAAATTAAAAAGGAGGTATTGGATGGGGAACTATCCGATATGAAACGAGCCGCCATGCCAGTGATTGGAGCTTTAGGTGGAATGACCATTCCTGCCCTTATCTATTTTTTGATGAATACCGGAACTCCCACCGCCAATGGCTGGGGAATTCCCATGGCTACAGATATTGCCTTTACCCTGGGACTCATGGCCTTATTAGGCTCCCGGGTGCCTATATCACTCAAAGTATTTATCTCCGCCCTGGCCGTAGCGGATGACTTGGGAGCGATTGTCGTGATCGCCCTATTCTATGGTCACGGGTTCCACGTCATGCCCTTCTTAGGAGCATTGATTGTGATTGCTCTGATGTTTTACCTCAACAAAAAGAAGGTTTACGACATGACAGCCTACGTGGGCCTTGGGCTCATACTTTGGTTTCTCATCTTTCAAAGTGGACTCCATGCCACGCTTGCTGGGGTGATCACGGCCATTCTAATTCCATCACGTAGAAATGCAGATCTGTCCTTGATTGCGCGTCAAACAGCCATTGTTTTTGACAAGGAACTCGAAAAGATAAACGACGACGGAAACGACCAAAAACACATTGGATTTGCATCCCTTGGCTTACTTCAAAACTCCATTGAACGACTTCGGGAACCCAGTGACCATTTGATGCATTCTTTGGAAAAAATGGTCAACTTTCTAATCCTCCCCGTGTTTGCATTCTTCAATACCGGAATCCTCATTGTGGCGGATAAACTCGATCTTTTTGCCCCCGTTAGTCTGGGCGTTGTATTGGGCCTTGCGATTGGAAAACCACTGGGAATTGTAGGTGCATGCTGGCTGGCATCCAAGTTGAAAATTGCTCAGTTGTCTCCCGAAATAAACTGGCCTCAGTTGATGGGGGCCTCGTGCCTGGCCGGAGTAGGATTTACCATGTCTATTGTGGTGGCTTCAAGTGCCTTTTCCGGAGATCTTTTGACTTCTTCCAAAATCAGTATTCTTATCGCCTCCTTGATTTCAGCAGTGGTGGGATTAGTTATTCTAAGAGCAGTGACCAAAAAAGCCTAA
- a CDS encoding energy transducer TonB has translation MRISLLLFISLVTLIGLLSTGFNQSPEPETKNCTPSSSPTWKWKHEAILSQRSPGGLKAFYQVNSPQKKFLRPSELLQAKTLEDLIPDYPTHWIQDYQSVEIRGLVNQDSAKAFGSNIELSPEQLKLIQTADMNSSLEIRVGYATANAATGETDYRTLKYYSAIAPEQSAQFPGGHQALLDYLKNEHQKMDESDPDVPVWVVNVSFQVDPNGKVVHVQLDQTSGDPVWDQNWIELVQNLPTWSPALDGKGNTISQQFIAVVGNQGC, from the coding sequence ATGCGAATTTCTCTTCTTCTTTTTATTAGTCTGGTTACCTTAATTGGATTGCTATCAACAGGATTTAACCAGAGCCCAGAACCGGAAACTAAAAATTGTACCCCCTCTTCTTCTCCCACCTGGAAATGGAAACATGAGGCCATTTTATCCCAAAGATCCCCCGGTGGTTTAAAAGCTTTTTATCAAGTAAACAGCCCCCAAAAAAAGTTCCTCCGACCCAGCGAATTGTTGCAGGCCAAAACCCTGGAAGATCTTATTCCTGATTACCCGACCCATTGGATTCAGGATTACCAATCGGTGGAAATTCGAGGCCTGGTCAATCAGGATTCGGCTAAGGCTTTTGGCTCCAATATCGAATTGAGTCCGGAGCAATTGAAACTTATTCAGACCGCCGATATGAATTCATCTTTGGAAATTCGTGTTGGGTATGCCACGGCTAATGCGGCTACCGGTGAAACAGATTATCGAACGCTGAAATACTATTCGGCCATTGCCCCTGAACAATCCGCACAATTTCCGGGCGGACACCAAGCGCTATTGGATTACTTAAAAAACGAACACCAAAAAATGGATGAATCCGATCCGGATGTCCCGGTATGGGTGGTAAATGTTTCTTTCCAGGTTGATCCCAACGGAAAAGTTGTCCATGTTCAGTTGGATCAAACCAGTGGTGACCCGGTATGGGATCAAAATTGGATTGAACTGGTGCAAAACCTCCCTACCTGGTCGCCTGCCTTGGACGGCAAGGGTAATACCATCAGCCAACAATTCATTGCTGTAGTTGGAAACCAGGGCTGCTAA